In Haemorhous mexicanus isolate bHaeMex1 unplaced genomic scaffold, bHaeMex1.pri scaffold_219_ctg1, whole genome shotgun sequence, one genomic interval encodes:
- the FIS1 gene encoding mitochondrial fission 1 protein isoform X3: MDPEFDDVVAVEDLMALERRYAAERQQGALSRQCRFEYGWGLVRSRYREDTARGVALLSGVRARPGAPGAPPGGRAAERAGAAAAEPRPEPPEEGRAGGRGHRRGRGHGRGRAAGRGHLSRPALTTPPRGGACAVTPRRLRQGAAE; the protein is encoded by the exons ATGGACCCCGAGTTCGACGATGTGGTGGCGGTGGAGGATCTGATG GCGCTGGAGCGGCGCTACGCGGCCGAGcgccagcagggggcgctgtcCCGGCAGTGCCGCTTCGAGTACGGCTGGGGCCTGGTGCGGAGCCGGTACCGGGAGGACACGGCCCGCGGGGTGGCGCTGCTCTCCG GAGTACGAGCGCgccctggagcacctggagcgCCTCCTGGCGGCCGAGCCGCAGAACGCGCAGGTGCTGCGGCTGCGGAGCCGCGTCCGGAACCGCCTGaggaggg ACGGGCTGGTGGGCGCGGCCATCGTCGGGGGCGTGGTCATGGGCGTGGCCGGGCTGCTGGGCGTGGCCATCTCTCGCGCCCGGCACTGACCACGCCCCCCAGGGGCGGGGCCTGCGCCGTGACGCCGCGGAGATTACGTCAGGGTGCTGCGGAGTGA
- the FIS1 gene encoding mitochondrial fission 1 protein isoform X2: MDPEFDDVVAVEDLMALERRYAAERQQGALSRQCRFEYGWGLVRSRYREDTARGVALLSELLPETPPEEQRDVLFYLALGYYRLKEYERALEHLERLLAAEPQNAQVLRLRSRVRNRLRRDGLVGAAIVGGVVMGVAGLLGVAISRARH; encoded by the exons ATGGACCCCGAGTTCGACGATGTGGTGGCGGTGGAGGATCTGATG GCGCTGGAGCGGCGCTACGCGGCCGAGcgccagcagggggcgctgtcCCGGCAGTGCCGCTTCGAGTACGGCTGGGGCCTGGTGCGGAGCCGGTACCGGGAGGACACGGCCCGCGGGGTGGCGCTGCTCTCCG agctgctgcccgAGACCCCCCCGGAGGAGCAGCGGGACGTCCTGTTCTACCTGGCCCTGGGCTACTACCGCCTCaag GAGTACGAGCGCgccctggagcacctggagcgCCTCCTGGCGGCCGAGCCGCAGAACGCGCAGGTGCTGCGGCTGCGGAGCCGCGTCCGGAACCGCCTGaggaggg ACGGGCTGGTGGGCGCGGCCATCGTCGGGGGCGTGGTCATGGGCGTGGCCGGGCTGCTGGGCGTGGCCATCTCTCGCGCCCGGCACTGA
- the FIS1 gene encoding mitochondrial fission 1 protein isoform X1, whose protein sequence is MDPEFDDVVAVEDLMALERRYAAERQQGALSRQCRFEYGWGLVRSRYREDTARGVALLSELLPETPPEEQRDVLFYLALGYYRLKEYERALEHLEQGWGLRGCVPGHTGDPGDTQVTVPCPAGVRARPGAPGGGMGRGHTGDTQVTHRWPR, encoded by the exons ATGGACCCCGAGTTCGACGATGTGGTGGCGGTGGAGGATCTGATG GCGCTGGAGCGGCGCTACGCGGCCGAGcgccagcagggggcgctgtcCCGGCAGTGCCGCTTCGAGTACGGCTGGGGCCTGGTGCGGAGCCGGTACCGGGAGGACACGGCCCGCGGGGTGGCGCTGCTCTCCG agctgctgcccgAGACCCCCCCGGAGGAGCAGCGGGACGTCCTGTTCTACCTGGCCCTGGGCTACTACCGCCTCaag GAGTACGAGCGCgccctggagcacctggagcagggatgggggctcagggggtgtGTCCCTGGTcacacaggtgacccaggtgacacccaggtgacGGTCCCCTGTCCCGCAGGAGTACGAGCGCgccctggagcacctggaggggggatggggaggggtcacacaggtgacacacaggtgacacacaggtggcccaggtga
- the FIS1 gene encoding mitochondrial fission 1 protein isoform X5: MDPEFDDVVAVEDLMALERRYAAERQQGALSRQCRFEYGWGLVRSRYREDTARGVALLSELLPETPPEEQRDVLFYLALGYYRLKEYERALEHLEGGWGLRGCVPGHTGDPGDTQVAQVTHR; encoded by the exons ATGGACCCCGAGTTCGACGATGTGGTGGCGGTGGAGGATCTGATG GCGCTGGAGCGGCGCTACGCGGCCGAGcgccagcagggggcgctgtcCCGGCAGTGCCGCTTCGAGTACGGCTGGGGCCTGGTGCGGAGCCGGTACCGGGAGGACACGGCCCGCGGGGTGGCGCTGCTCTCCG agctgctgcccgAGACCCCCCCGGAGGAGCAGCGGGACGTCCTGTTCTACCTGGCCCTGGGCTACTACCGCCTCaag GAGTACGAGCGCgccctggagcacctggaggggggatgggggctcagggggtgtGTCCCTGGTcacacaggtgacccaggtgacacacaggtggcccaggtgacacacag gtga
- the FIS1 gene encoding mitochondrial fission 1 protein isoform X4, with the protein MDPEFDDVVAVEDLMALERRYAAERQQGALSRQCRFEYGWGLVRSRYREDTARGVALLSELLPETPPEEQRDVLFYLALGYYRLKEYERALEHLEGGWGLRGCVPGHTGDPGDTQVAQVTHRWPR; encoded by the exons ATGGACCCCGAGTTCGACGATGTGGTGGCGGTGGAGGATCTGATG GCGCTGGAGCGGCGCTACGCGGCCGAGcgccagcagggggcgctgtcCCGGCAGTGCCGCTTCGAGTACGGCTGGGGCCTGGTGCGGAGCCGGTACCGGGAGGACACGGCCCGCGGGGTGGCGCTGCTCTCCG agctgctgcccgAGACCCCCCCGGAGGAGCAGCGGGACGTCCTGTTCTACCTGGCCCTGGGCTACTACCGCCTCaag GAGTACGAGCGCgccctggagcacctggaggggggatgggggctcagggggtgtGTCCCTGGTcacacaggtgacccaggtgacacacaggtggcccaggtgacacacaggtggcccaggtga